One window of Nicotiana tomentosiformis chromosome 11, ASM39032v3, whole genome shotgun sequence genomic DNA carries:
- the LOC138901956 gene encoding uncharacterized protein — protein MDDLRESQTEKVQEALEMGELETGRGLNQELGLARAADTRWGSHYKSFKNFISMFGSIIDVLDTIVVDARTLEERVKAKRYLSTCQTFEVAFMLYLMRDVLEITNELNTSLQKREQDIANAILLVKVAKKRLQKIREEECDSLIDKVSAFCIIDWQVQELNAHFNEVTTNLLVGVACLNQVDSFSSFDINKILMMAELYPNDFDENIMVTLKNQLETYIVDIRDVDERFLNLQGLVDLSETLVKTKKYLNYPFVFRLVKFALLLLVATATVERTFSAMKLIKNELRNRMDDVFMSGCLVPYVERKIFNTICDETIMNTFQEMKTRRGQL, from the exons ATGGATGATCTTCGAGAATCTCAAACAGAAAAAGTTCAAGAGGCATTAGAGATGGGTGAACTTGAAACTGGTAGGGGTTTGAATCAAGAACTTGGTCTTGCCAGAGCTGCCGATACTCGTTGGGGTTCGCACTACAAATCTTTTAAGAACTTTATTTCTATGTTTGGCTCAATTATTGATGTTCTTGATACTATCGTTGTTGATGCTCGAACTTTAGAAGAAAGAGTTAAGGCAAAGAGATATCTAAGCACTTGTCAAACATTTGAGGTTGCTTTCATGTTGTACCTAATGAGAGATGTTTTGGAGATCACAAATGAGCTTAATACATCCTTACAAAAAAGGGAGCAAGATATTGCAAATGCTATTCTACTTGTTAAAGTTGCAAAGAAACGGTTGCAAAAGATAAGAGAAGAAGAATGTGATTCACTTATTGATAAGGTGTCTGCATTTTgt ATTATTGATTGGCAAGTTCAAGAACTCAATGCTCATTTTAATGAGGTGACAACGAACTTGCTTGTTGGAGTAGCTTGCTTAAATCAAGTTGATTCATTTTCCAGTTTTGACATAAATAAGATATTGATGATGGCTGAATTGTATCCTAACGATTTTGATGAGAATATAATGGTTACGCTCAAGAATCAACTTGAAACTTATATTGTTGATATTCGTGATGTTGATGAAAGGTTCTTAAATCTACAAGGACTTGTTGATCTTTCTGAAACACTAGTTAAGACAAAGAAGTATTTGAATTATCCATTTGTGTTTCGCCTTGTGAAATTTGCTTTGCTTCTACTAGTTGCTACTGCTACAGTTGAAAGAACTTTCTCGGCGATGAAGTTGATCAAGAATGAATTGCGAAATCGAATGGATGACGTATTCATGAGCGGTTGTTTGGTTCCTTAtgtagaaagaaaaatatttaacaCCATTTGTGATGAGACTATTATGAATACGTTTCAGGAAATGAAAACTCGTAGAGGACAGttgtaa
- the LOC104109938 gene encoding uncharacterized protein yields the protein MDLWWSILLGSFMFVILVLLCLEEAIVDYLAQHSLSLSYVRGQCYDGASNMQGDLRGLKTLIQQESKSAYSINYFVRQIQLTLVAVSKKYLEVGELVLLVFNVLNIMGGSFKRMDDFRESQAEKVQEALEMGELETGRGLNQELDLARDADTRWGSHYKSFKNFISMFGSIIDVLDTIVVDARTLEERAKAKRYLSTCQTFEVAFMLYLMRDALGITNELNTSLQKREQDIANAILLVKVAKKRLQKLREEECDSFIDKVCAFCVKYNILIPNFDDFYVNSGRSRHKVVDYTILHHYRADIIFKIID from the coding sequence ATGGATCTGTGGTGGAGCATTTTATTGGGATCATTCATGTTCGTAATACTAGTGCTTTTATGTTTAGAGGAAGCAATTGTTGATTACCTTGCTCAACATTCTTTGAGTTTATCTTATGTGCGTGGACAGTGCTATGATGGAGCAAGCAACATGCAAGGGGATTTACGTGGCCTTAAAACTTTGATTCAACAAGAAAGTAAATCTGCTTATTCCATTAATTATTTTGTACGCCAAATTCAATTGACTCTTGTTGCGGTATCCAAAAAGTATCTTGAAGTGGGAGAACTTGTATTATTGGTTTTTAATGTATTGAATATAATGGGAGGTTCTTTTAAACGTATGGATGATTTTCGAGAATCTCAAGCAGAAAAAGTTCAAGAGGCATTAGAGATGGGTGAACTTGAAACTGGTAGGGGTTTGAATCAAGAACTTGATCTTGCCAGAGATGCCGATACTCGTTGGGGTTCGCACTACAAATCTTTTAAGAACTTTATTTCTATGTTTGGCTCAATTATTGATGTTCTTGATACTATCGTTGTTGATGCCCGAACTTTAGAAGAAAGAGCTAAGGCAAAGAGATATCTTAGCACTTGTCAAACATTTGAGGTTGCTTTCATGTTGTACCTAATGAGAGATGCTTTGGGGATCACAAATGAGCTTAATACATCCTTACAAAAAAGGGAGCAAGATATTGCAAATGCTATTCTACTTGTTAAAGTTGCAAAGAAACGGTTGCAAAAGCTAAGAGAGGAAGAATGTGATTCATTTATTGATAAGGTGTGTGCATTTTGTGTCAAATATAATATTTTGATACCAAACTTTGATGACTTCTATGTTAACTCTGGAAGATCTCGACATAAAGTTGTTGATTATACTATTTTACATCACTATCGTGCTGATATAATTTTTAAGATTATTGATTGA